The Yersinia intermedia genome window below encodes:
- a CDS encoding GNAT family N-acetyltransferase, whose amino-acid sequence MMPQAKLMHSAGSFRCEQLAKNLPLSLGLDGSAVLHLPGPLPPGWLVQALDQLFVAAPQLTGIALPYAEWREEPQAQAVFTLSYGDYLARDLFYQLPLWLGAQRHRASDQMQYDAERDIWFPQRAARPDGEVYRRFDPHIKHTLSFRLPEIDRDTEQFTRWMNSPRVDAFWEMSGPLEVQAAYLQRQLDSHYCYPLLGCFDDQPFGYFEVYWAAEDRIGRHYRWQPFDRGLHMLVGEERWRGAQYIRSWLRGLTHYLYLDEPRTARVVAEPRADNQRLFRHLPAAGYHTLKEFDFPHKRSRLIVNQRADFFREGTV is encoded by the coding sequence ATGATGCCACAAGCTAAGTTGATGCACTCTGCGGGCAGTTTTCGCTGTGAACAGTTGGCAAAAAATCTGCCCCTCAGCTTAGGGTTGGACGGCAGCGCAGTGTTGCACTTACCGGGGCCATTACCACCAGGCTGGCTGGTACAGGCATTGGATCAGTTGTTCGTTGCCGCACCGCAATTAACCGGTATTGCGTTGCCCTATGCCGAGTGGCGGGAAGAGCCGCAAGCACAGGCCGTGTTTACCTTGAGCTATGGTGACTATCTGGCACGGGATCTATTTTATCAACTACCACTGTGGCTGGGTGCGCAACGCCATCGGGCTTCGGATCAGATGCAGTATGACGCCGAGCGGGATATCTGGTTTCCACAACGTGCTGCACGCCCTGACGGCGAAGTTTATCGCCGTTTCGATCCGCACATTAAACATACTTTGAGCTTCCGCTTACCGGAAATTGATCGCGACACAGAGCAGTTTACCCGCTGGATGAACTCACCGCGCGTGGATGCGTTCTGGGAAATGAGTGGCCCGCTTGAGGTTCAGGCAGCTTATCTACAACGGCAGTTGGATTCGCACTATTGCTATCCGTTATTGGGCTGTTTTGACGATCAACCATTTGGTTATTTCGAAGTTTACTGGGCAGCAGAAGACCGGATTGGCCGCCATTACCGTTGGCAGCCTTTTGATCGTGGACTACACATGCTGGTAGGTGAAGAGCGCTGGCGAGGAGCGCAGTACATCCGCAGTTGGTTACGTGGCCTGACACACTATCTGTATCTGGATGAACCGCGCACCGCCAGGGTGGTGGCTGAACCGCGTGCCGATAACCAACGTCTGTTCCGCCACCTGCCCGCGGCGGGCTACCACACCTTGAAAGAGTTTGATTTTCCGCATAAACGCTCACGGCTGATAGTGAATCAGCGCGCAGACTTCTTCCGCGAGGGTACGGTATGA
- a CDS encoding siderophore-interacting protein: MSGASNYRIFDIVLKEKENISPSLLRCVFEGPEVNRMKLEAPDQRIKLLFPAGDGLITPVLNGDDWYGNYLAIAKEQRPVMRTYTLRALRTQQNEMDVEFVLHGVTGPASAWATHAQPGDAIQVVAPNAECQSDSGGYEWVPPAQMMQALLIADETALPAAVAILEQLSLQANPPRVQAFFEVPLAGDCINLDQFPFAQVHWSSRDVEHQPAHGRLLVDAVRQWVQIPAAARVAAQSLAENSLGGDVLWERAEGASTFYAWVAAESSTVKALRRYLIGECCLDRTSVNFMAYWC, from the coding sequence ATGTCCGGCGCATCAAACTACCGAATTTTCGATATCGTATTGAAAGAAAAAGAAAATATATCACCTTCACTGTTGCGTTGCGTATTTGAAGGGCCAGAAGTCAATCGTATGAAACTTGAAGCGCCGGATCAGCGCATCAAACTACTGTTCCCGGCTGGTGACGGTTTAATTACGCCAGTGCTCAACGGCGACGATTGGTATGGCAATTACCTGGCTATCGCGAAAGAACAGCGCCCGGTGATGCGCACTTATACTTTGCGTGCTTTACGTACGCAGCAGAACGAGATGGATGTGGAGTTTGTTTTGCACGGCGTGACTGGCCCAGCATCAGCCTGGGCAACCCACGCCCAGCCGGGTGATGCTATTCAGGTTGTTGCGCCGAATGCAGAGTGTCAATCCGACAGTGGCGGTTACGAGTGGGTTCCTCCCGCGCAGATGATGCAGGCGTTACTGATTGCCGATGAAACGGCATTACCGGCAGCGGTGGCCATTTTGGAACAACTGTCATTACAAGCTAACCCACCACGCGTTCAGGCTTTTTTTGAGGTACCGCTGGCGGGTGATTGCATCAACCTTGATCAATTTCCGTTTGCACAAGTGCACTGGTCATCACGGGATGTTGAGCATCAACCGGCTCATGGCCGTTTGTTAGTTGATGCTGTGCGTCAGTGGGTACAAATTCCGGCAGCGGCACGAGTAGCCGCACAATCATTAGCAGAGAATAGTCTGGGAGGGGATGTGTTGTGGGAGCGAGCCGAAGGTGCCAGCACATTCTATGCATGGGTGGCGGCTGAATCTTCAACGGTGAAAGCTTTGCGCCGCTATCTGATTGGTGAGTGCTGTCTGGATCGTACCAGCGTTAACTTTATGGCGTACTGGTGTTAA
- a CDS encoding IucA/IucC family protein has protein sequence MTIQLETATTDVAAQCFLNALMRETQDWQILPTANNQPYPQLHIPLSSSQAIRIALRHISPTQHHHYLFPAYLYQQDDGAGAALSMEQLVTLLLDKPAVKGGLSDEVVTRFRQRVLESHDNTQQAINIRLDWSSLRDKPLNFAQAEQGLLVGHAFHPAPKSHEPFNEKEAHRYLPDFAARFPLRWFAVDKRFLCGESLTLTLQQRLQRFASESAPQLLAHFTDDVWLLPMHPWQADHLLSQEWCQQLVQLNALQDLGEAGERWLPTSSSRSLYSPSNRDMIKFSLSVRLTNSVRTLSVKEAKRGIRLARLAQTSRWQTLQARYPTFRVMQEDGWAGLCSADGSVQEESLMVLRDNLLFDQPDAQTNVLVTLTQAAPDGGDSLLVAAVRRLAARLNLPLRQATHCWLDAYCQQVLLPLFSTEADYGLVLLAHQQNILVEMQQDLPIGMLYRDCQGSGFTHGATPWLEEIGEAGAENRFTEQQLLRYFPYYLLVNSSLAVTAALAAAGFDSEENLMIRVRDALHNLRTTAKNTLCLDYVLDNTHWNCKGNFFCYLHDHNENTIVDPAVIYFDFANPFHFPHLERLGVTQ, from the coding sequence ATGACTATCCAGTTAGAAACCGCGACAACCGATGTGGCTGCGCAATGTTTCCTCAATGCATTGATGCGTGAAACCCAGGACTGGCAAATCCTTCCGACAGCGAACAATCAACCCTATCCACAGCTCCATATCCCTCTTTCGTCGTCACAAGCTATCCGTATTGCTTTACGCCATATCTCCCCAACACAACATCATCACTATCTGTTCCCAGCTTATCTATATCAGCAGGACGATGGTGCGGGGGCGGCACTGAGCATGGAACAGTTGGTGACCTTGTTGTTGGATAAACCCGCAGTGAAAGGTGGCCTGTCAGATGAAGTGGTTACACGTTTTCGCCAGCGGGTTCTGGAAAGTCATGACAACACCCAACAGGCTATTAATATTCGTCTGGATTGGTCGTCTCTACGTGATAAGCCACTCAATTTTGCTCAGGCTGAGCAAGGGTTACTGGTGGGGCATGCCTTCCACCCAGCACCAAAATCCCATGAACCCTTCAATGAAAAAGAGGCACATCGCTATCTGCCAGACTTTGCCGCTCGCTTTCCACTGCGCTGGTTTGCCGTGGATAAGCGTTTTTTGTGCGGTGAGAGTCTTACGCTGACACTGCAACAGCGTCTGCAACGTTTCGCCAGCGAGAGTGCGCCGCAGCTACTGGCACACTTTACCGATGATGTTTGGCTGCTGCCGATGCACCCCTGGCAGGCTGATCACCTGTTGTCTCAGGAATGGTGCCAGCAGTTGGTACAACTGAATGCACTGCAAGACTTGGGTGAAGCAGGTGAACGCTGGCTACCGACCAGTTCCTCCCGTTCGCTGTACAGCCCATCAAATCGCGACATGATCAAGTTTTCCCTCAGTGTCCGCCTGACTAACTCGGTACGTACGCTATCGGTAAAAGAAGCTAAACGTGGAATTCGCTTGGCCCGCCTGGCTCAAACCTCGCGCTGGCAAACATTACAAGCACGCTATCCAACCTTCCGGGTTATGCAGGAGGACGGTTGGGCCGGTTTATGTTCCGCTGATGGCTCAGTGCAAGAGGAAAGCCTGATGGTGCTACGGGATAACCTGTTGTTCGACCAGCCAGATGCTCAAACCAATGTGCTGGTCACCTTGACACAGGCAGCTCCAGATGGAGGCGACAGCTTGCTGGTTGCCGCCGTGCGCCGTTTAGCGGCACGTCTAAATCTTCCGTTACGCCAAGCCACCCACTGCTGGCTGGATGCTTATTGCCAACAGGTCTTATTGCCGCTGTTCAGTACTGAGGCTGATTACGGTTTAGTGCTATTAGCCCATCAGCAAAACATTCTGGTGGAAATGCAGCAAGACTTGCCGATCGGTATGTTGTATCGCGACTGTCAGGGCAGCGGCTTTACCCATGGCGCTACACCGTGGCTGGAAGAAATTGGCGAAGCCGGAGCGGAAAACCGCTTCACTGAACAACAACTGCTGCGCTACTTCCCCTATTACTTGTTAGTCAACTCCAGCCTGGCCGTGACCGCCGCATTAGCGGCCGCCGGTTTCGACAGCGAAGAGAATCTGATGATACGGGTGCGCGACGCACTCCATAACCTGCGGACTACGGCTAAAAATACTCTGTGTTTGGATTACGTACTCGACAACACGCACTGGAACTGCAAGGGCAATTTCTTCTGTTATCTGCATGACCACAATGAAAATACCATCGTTGATCCGGCAGTTATCTACTTTGATTTCGCAAACCCATTTCATTTCCCTCACCTAGAACGCCTGGGAGTTACCCAATGA
- a CDS encoding MFS transporter: MQISSQSEIRSSGHIPSSNWPLAFCAGLLGIGQNGLLVMLPVLVSRTDLSLSVWAGLLTLGSMLFLVGSPWWGRQSEIRGCKFVVIMALAGYLLSFVLLALAVWGLAAGWLPEMVGLGGLIVARIIYGLTVSGMVPACQTWALQRAVYEQRMAALATISSGLSCGRLLGPLCAALALLIHPMAPLWLMAIAPLIALLVVCFQYNDPPLPPVAHQQNRLRFSMLPYLLCALLLAAIVSLMQLGLAPHLNLLFRHSATMVSHHVAILLSVAAGCTLLAQFLVVRPQRFSPSQLLLVAALFMVFGLGLMCTQPLVLFYAGCALASFGAAMATPGYQLMLNDKLSTGKGSGVIATSHTLGYGMSALMVPLVAKFYGESQLIAVALMMAVLLGGISGWLWCQHRVTAYSAGE; encoded by the coding sequence ATGCAAATTTCATCACAATCTGAAATACGCTCAAGCGGGCATATACCCTCTTCTAATTGGCCGTTAGCTTTTTGTGCCGGTTTGCTGGGGATTGGTCAGAACGGTTTATTGGTTATGTTGCCGGTATTGGTTAGCAGAACAGATCTGTCACTGTCGGTGTGGGCTGGTTTGCTTACCCTCGGTTCAATGCTGTTTTTGGTCGGGTCACCGTGGTGGGGACGGCAATCGGAGATTCGCGGGTGTAAATTTGTGGTCATCATGGCGCTGGCTGGCTACTTGCTGAGTTTTGTGTTGTTGGCGCTGGCGGTATGGGGTTTAGCGGCGGGGTGGTTACCGGAAATGGTGGGGCTGGGTGGGCTGATTGTGGCACGTATTATCTATGGCCTGACAGTCTCAGGCATGGTGCCCGCCTGCCAGACCTGGGCCTTGCAGCGCGCGGTGTATGAGCAGCGTATGGCTGCATTGGCTACCATCAGTTCAGGTTTGAGTTGCGGTCGTCTTCTTGGCCCACTTTGTGCCGCTCTTGCCCTCTTGATACACCCAATGGCACCGCTGTGGCTGATGGCAATAGCACCATTAATCGCTCTACTGGTGGTCTGTTTCCAATATAATGATCCGCCATTGCCACCGGTTGCACATCAACAAAATCGTTTACGTTTCAGTATGCTGCCCTATTTGCTCTGTGCATTGCTGCTGGCAGCAATCGTCAGCCTGATGCAACTCGGCCTGGCTCCGCATTTGAACCTATTATTCAGGCATTCTGCCACGATGGTAAGCCACCATGTGGCAATTTTACTTAGCGTGGCTGCGGGTTGTACTTTGTTAGCCCAGTTTTTGGTGGTACGCCCCCAACGCTTCAGCCCCTCTCAACTCTTGTTGGTGGCGGCGTTATTCATGGTGTTTGGCTTAGGATTAATGTGTACCCAGCCATTGGTCTTATTCTATGCAGGGTGTGCACTGGCGTCATTCGGTGCAGCGATGGCAACGCCGGGTTATCAATTGATGTTGAACGATAAATTATCCACAGGTAAAGGTTCCGGTGTGATAGCGACTAGCCATACATTGGGTTATGGCATGAGTGCGCTGATGGTGCCGCTAGTGGCAAAATTTTATGGTGAGTCGCAGTTGATTGCTGTGGCTCTGATGATGGCCGTTCTGTTGGGCGGTATAAGTGGCTGGCTGTGGTGCCAGCATCGGGTCACAGCCTATTCTGCGGGAGAGTAA
- a CDS encoding LysE family transporter: protein MKVSGTLIMYTIAPLAVTIIPGPTMLLALTNGVTKNARIISMGMAGAAISDLILIGLVALGLGSFLRCRPSG, encoded by the coding sequence ATGAAAGTGTCCGGTACCTTGATTATGTATACTATTGCGCCATTGGCAGTTACGATTATTCCTGGTCCGACGATGCTGTTAGCGCTGACCAATGGAGTGACAAAAAATGCGCGAATAATCAGTATGGGGATGGCTGGTGCGGCTATTTCCGATCTGATTTTAATCGGTCTTGTTGCACTTGGTTTGGGTTCATTTTTGCGGTGCCGCCCATCAGGATAA
- a CDS encoding FUSC family protein produces the protein MTTVADGTLGGIIRQAKADLAYFPGRVAMAWRVAALCALMAMIAMIYGIPESAISCYLIIFVMKPDGVESMVMAIAITVLVSLVVGLVFLLIHFTLEAAPLRMAALIISSFLFLYIGSASKLGPVGSIIALVIAFVMTLLSDIPMGEVATRGLLYAWLMAVSPMLLIIGFNLFLGRAPQTLLRASLAERLFTVAEALRQPDATNMVKIRGLLQEGQNEHQQRALFVRIFHLRPRTEAVWLESAVKSSYRLLLATSALSPDAPENVRIELAAYCREAAQAIAAGNLAVTPHFTIENAADEINEIRNALVALANADNGQDLTAPKSSFFAADALTNPVHQRFALKTTAAALICYLVYTALDWQDIHTAMITCYVAALGTTGETVHKLVLRIIGCLIGALMGVLAIIFIIPHLSDIGQLMALVFGCILLAAWVSCGNERIAYAGVQIGLAFLLTVLQGFGPSTDMGVALDRVLGILLGNLVVYLIFTRLWPVAIADAVRIHIRDALKGLTNLAALSPDARPAALREATAIEAEITQAQEELALVPFEPAQLRPSREECARLQAILAEMGKLCPVLFLPTEKSASDVGQLRRLSAGGDVMALTDAQGQNSESLRQGLSPIDLTIQQRIKRLEELLGI, from the coding sequence ATGACGACGGTTGCTGACGGTACGCTCGGTGGCATAATCCGCCAGGCAAAAGCAGATTTGGCCTATTTCCCTGGGCGAGTGGCAATGGCCTGGCGGGTGGCTGCGCTCTGTGCATTGATGGCGATGATCGCCATGATATACGGCATCCCGGAATCTGCGATCAGTTGCTATCTGATTATTTTCGTGATGAAACCGGATGGTGTCGAAAGCATGGTGATGGCCATTGCGATCACCGTTCTGGTATCGCTGGTGGTTGGACTGGTATTTCTGCTTATCCATTTCACGCTGGAAGCCGCGCCGCTGCGCATGGCAGCCTTGATTATCAGCTCGTTTCTATTTCTCTATATTGGTTCAGCCAGTAAGCTCGGCCCGGTGGGGAGCATTATTGCGCTGGTTATTGCGTTTGTGATGACGTTGCTCAGCGATATTCCCATGGGTGAGGTAGCAACGCGGGGGTTGTTGTATGCCTGGTTAATGGCGGTTTCCCCGATGTTGTTGATTATTGGCTTTAACCTTTTCCTTGGTCGGGCACCCCAGACGTTATTGCGGGCCAGTTTAGCCGAACGGCTCTTCACCGTGGCCGAGGCATTGCGCCAACCCGATGCCACCAATATGGTTAAGATCCGCGGGCTACTACAGGAAGGGCAAAATGAGCATCAACAGCGGGCGCTTTTTGTGCGTATTTTTCATCTACGCCCCCGAACCGAAGCGGTCTGGCTGGAAAGTGCAGTAAAAAGCAGTTATCGCCTGCTATTGGCAACGTCAGCGTTATCCCCTGACGCGCCAGAGAACGTGCGTATCGAGCTTGCGGCCTATTGTCGCGAGGCGGCGCAGGCGATTGCGGCGGGCAATCTTGCTGTTACCCCTCACTTTACTATTGAGAATGCGGCTGATGAAATTAATGAAATCAGAAACGCGCTGGTAGCACTGGCGAATGCGGATAATGGGCAAGATTTGACTGCCCCGAAATCCTCATTCTTTGCTGCGGATGCGCTGACCAACCCGGTTCATCAGCGTTTTGCGCTAAAGACCACTGCTGCTGCCCTGATTTGCTATCTGGTTTATACCGCATTGGACTGGCAGGATATTCATACCGCCATGATAACCTGCTATGTTGCGGCGCTGGGGACCACCGGTGAGACGGTGCATAAGTTGGTACTTCGAATTATTGGTTGCCTGATCGGCGCGCTAATGGGGGTGTTGGCGATCATTTTCATTATTCCTCACCTGAGTGATATTGGGCAGTTGATGGCGCTGGTGTTTGGCTGCATTTTGTTAGCTGCCTGGGTGTCGTGTGGTAACGAGCGTATCGCCTATGCCGGTGTGCAAATAGGGCTGGCTTTCCTGCTGACGGTGTTGCAAGGCTTCGGGCCGAGTACTGATATGGGGGTGGCACTCGATAGGGTGCTCGGTATCTTGCTGGGTAATTTGGTGGTGTATCTGATCTTTACCCGACTGTGGCCGGTGGCGATTGCAGACGCGGTGCGTATACACATTCGTGATGCGTTGAAGGGGCTGACAAATTTAGCCGCCCTGTCGCCCGATGCACGGCCTGCGGCGCTAAGAGAAGCCACAGCCATTGAGGCGGAGATTACCCAAGCGCAAGAAGAGCTGGCACTGGTTCCCTTTGAGCCAGCCCAATTACGCCCTTCACGGGAAGAGTGCGCCCGCTTACAAGCGATACTGGCAGAAATGGGTAAATTGTGCCCAGTGCTGTTTCTACCCACAGAAAAATCGGCGTCTGATGTGGGGCAACTGCGTCGGCTCTCGGCAGGCGGCGATGTGATGGCATTAACCGATGCACAAGGACAGAATAGTGAATCATTACGGCAAGGATTATCGCCGATTGATCTGACTATTCAACAACGTATAAAGCGGCTTGAGGAACTTCTGGGAATTTGA
- the mdtN gene encoding multidrug transporter subunit MdtN produces the protein MNKLPGSGRKRQLALIVAGIIIVAAVVSGWLSVRQTTLNPLSEDAELGASVVHVASSVPGRIISINVAENSKVRRGDLLFTIEPDLYRLQVAQAQAELKMAEAARDTQQRTVVAEQSNAAITNEQIVRAQANLKLATQTLARLQPLLPKGYVTAQQVDDAATAKHDAEVSLKQALKQSYAAEALVSTTAASEALVVARRAALAIAERELANTQIRAPHDGRVVGLTVSAGEFVVPDQAIFTLINTEHWHASAFFRETELKHIKVGDCATVYVMADRQRAIQGRVEGIGWGVSSEDMLNIPRGLPYVPKSLNWVRVVQRFPVRISLEKPPEDLMRIGATAVVIVRNDDGC, from the coding sequence ATGAATAAACTACCAGGGAGTGGGCGCAAGCGGCAACTGGCGCTTATTGTCGCCGGCATTATCATCGTCGCGGCCGTGGTATCCGGCTGGCTTTCCGTGCGGCAGACCACACTGAATCCATTATCTGAAGATGCAGAATTGGGGGCCAGTGTGGTGCATGTTGCCAGCTCGGTGCCTGGCCGTATTATCTCAATTAATGTCGCGGAAAACAGCAAAGTCCGGCGGGGTGACCTGCTGTTCACCATCGAGCCGGATCTCTATCGGTTGCAAGTCGCACAGGCGCAGGCTGAATTGAAAATGGCGGAGGCCGCCCGCGATACCCAGCAACGGACGGTGGTCGCGGAACAATCCAATGCCGCGATTACCAATGAACAGATTGTACGGGCGCAAGCCAATCTCAAGTTAGCGACTCAGACATTGGCACGGCTACAACCTCTACTCCCTAAGGGCTATGTCACCGCCCAGCAGGTCGATGATGCGGCGACGGCGAAACACGATGCCGAGGTCAGCCTGAAACAGGCATTGAAACAGTCATATGCTGCCGAGGCGTTGGTCAGCACTACCGCAGCGTCTGAAGCACTGGTGGTCGCACGTCGGGCGGCGCTGGCTATTGCCGAACGGGAACTGGCCAATACCCAAATACGGGCACCTCATGATGGTCGGGTGGTGGGGCTGACGGTCTCTGCTGGGGAGTTTGTTGTCCCGGATCAGGCCATTTTTACCCTTATCAATACTGAACATTGGCATGCCTCGGCATTTTTCCGTGAAACGGAGTTGAAGCATATCAAAGTAGGTGATTGCGCTACCGTGTATGTCATGGCAGACAGACAGCGCGCGATTCAGGGGCGGGTCGAGGGGATTGGCTGGGGGGTTAGCTCTGAGGATATGCTAAATATCCCACGTGGTCTGCCTTATGTACCGAAGTCATTAAATTGGGTACGTGTTGTCCAGCGTTTCCCCGTGAGAATAAGTCTGGAAAAACCACCGGAGGACCTGATGCGGATCGGGGCGACTGCTGTGGTTATCGTGCGCAATGACGACGGTTGCTGA
- a CDS encoding metal-dependent hydrolase family protein, with product MPHMPLIQLPHTHGEGCLCNSPAFVRINTVFAQKAAQSAPITAATVTAAIPGAKPQKRDVAANAVRVMAFINVRVFDGVSDHLRDGLRVLVEGNKIKSVEPADTPLSPDVELIDGGGGVLMPGLIDAHWHAIMARPSMMTAMTADFNYIQALAIAEADATLMRGFTTVRDMGGPVFGLKRAIDEQIAIGPRIFPSGAFITQTGGHGDFRLIGELPHTPSDPLSYAERVGMTAIADGADKVLLRAREQLMRGASQLKYMAGGGVASMYDSISVTEGSIPEIQAAVTAAENWGTYVTVHAYTARAVTMAINGGVKCIEHGQMVDEATVQLMAEKGIWWSLQPFLDDEDAVPMASPASRAKQLEMVAGTDTAYMLAKKYNIKTAWGTDTLFDARLATRQGAQLAKLVRWYSPLEILKMATSVNAELCAFSGPRNPYPGKLGVVENDALADLILVDGDPLSDIQLIAQPEKAFRIIMKDGQIFKNTLGSGQ from the coding sequence ATGCCTCATATGCCATTAATTCAGCTTCCCCACACGCATGGCGAAGGTTGCCTCTGTAATAGCCCGGCGTTCGTCCGTATTAACACAGTGTTTGCTCAGAAAGCAGCCCAATCTGCCCCTATCACAGCGGCGACCGTGACGGCGGCGATACCCGGGGCAAAACCCCAAAAAAGAGATGTCGCAGCCAATGCAGTGCGCGTGATGGCTTTTATTAATGTTCGTGTCTTTGATGGTGTTTCAGACCACCTGCGGGACGGGCTACGAGTATTAGTAGAAGGCAATAAGATCAAGTCGGTAGAGCCTGCGGATACCCCGCTCTCACCGGATGTGGAGCTGATTGACGGCGGTGGCGGCGTATTGATGCCGGGGCTGATTGATGCACACTGGCACGCCATTATGGCTCGCCCGTCGATGATGACAGCAATGACAGCCGATTTTAACTATATCCAGGCACTGGCTATTGCTGAAGCCGATGCCACATTGATGCGGGGTTTCACCACCGTGCGTGATATGGGCGGGCCGGTTTTTGGCCTGAAACGCGCCATAGATGAGCAAATTGCCATTGGCCCGCGTATCTTCCCTTCAGGCGCATTTATTACTCAAACCGGTGGGCACGGCGATTTTCGCCTGATTGGGGAGTTGCCCCATACGCCATCTGATCCCCTGAGTTATGCCGAACGAGTGGGCATGACGGCAATTGCCGATGGGGCTGACAAGGTGCTTTTACGTGCCAGAGAACAACTGATGCGGGGCGCATCACAACTCAAATACATGGCCGGTGGCGGTGTGGCCTCCATGTATGACTCCATCAGCGTGACTGAAGGCTCAATTCCCGAAATTCAGGCGGCGGTCACTGCGGCTGAGAACTGGGGCACTTATGTCACCGTCCACGCTTACACTGCCCGAGCCGTCACTATGGCTATCAACGGGGGGGTTAAGTGCATTGAACATGGCCAAATGGTGGATGAAGCAACCGTCCAGTTAATGGCAGAAAAAGGCATCTGGTGGAGCCTGCAACCTTTCCTTGATGATGAGGATGCGGTGCCAATGGCAAGCCCAGCGTCACGAGCCAAGCAGCTTGAGATGGTCGCCGGTACCGATACGGCCTATATGTTGGCGAAAAAATATAACATCAAGACGGCGTGGGGTACTGATACGCTGTTTGATGCGCGGCTGGCGACCCGGCAGGGGGCGCAGTTAGCCAAGTTGGTTCGTTGGTATTCACCGCTTGAAATTCTCAAGATGGCCACCAGCGTTAATGCTGAACTCTGTGCCTTCTCCGGCCCAAGAAACCCGTATCCCGGTAAGTTAGGGGTGGTGGAGAATGACGCCCTGGCTGATTTGATCCTGGTCGATGGTGATCCACTGAGTGATATTCAACTTATTGCTCAGCCAGAGAAAGCATTCCGGATCATCATGAAAGATGGGCAAATATTCAAAAATACCTTGGGCAGCGGTCAATAG
- a CDS encoding YtcA family lipoprotein, whose amino-acid sequence MNNMTSLRKPQVFFFTYLSAAKQNLWRGPWVLLSAIVLSGCSGVEAPSFSLVGSYFPAWMACAFIGIIVAVIARVLFIRVGIDEVLPLRLLVYVCLALTVAFISSLLLFTR is encoded by the coding sequence ATGAATAATATGACTTCCCTCAGGAAGCCGCAGGTTTTTTTCTTCACGTATTTAAGCGCGGCAAAACAGAATCTGTGGCGTGGGCCATGGGTTCTGTTATCGGCTATCGTCTTGAGCGGCTGCTCGGGGGTTGAGGCACCCTCATTTTCTCTGGTGGGTTCCTACTTTCCTGCCTGGATGGCGTGCGCTTTTATCGGGATAATTGTGGCGGTGATCGCTCGCGTTCTGTTTATTCGCGTGGGTATTGATGAGGTGCTGCCATTGCGGCTGTTGGTCTATGTCTGCCTGGCGCTGACTGTGGCATTTATCAGTTCCCTATTACTGTTTACACGATGA